AAATGCTTCAATCCTTCAGCCCCGAATCCGATGGTTGGCAGTTCATGTGGATCATCCTCGTGGTGTTCCTGATCGGCCTCGGTTTCTCTATCGAACGCATTATTTACATCATGGTAAAGAGCGCTAAGGGCCGTAAGGATTTCTTGGCTAAGTTCGGCACCCACATTTCCGCCCAGCGCTATGACGAAGCCCTGAGCTATGCCAACGCAACCAAGCTCCCGATCGCCCGCGTGATGGCTGCAATCGTTGCTGCCCGTAACGGTGGTCGCGAAAACATGCAGGCCGCATGCGACGCAGTGTTCCTGACCGAAGCTCCCCGTCTTACTCGTTATATCAGCATTATCCAGGTGATGGCTTCCATCTCTACGTTGCTCGGACTTATGGGTACGATTTACGGTCTGATCTTCACCTTCGACGCCGTGGCTAACAAACCGGCTGCAGAACGTGCCAAGGCTCTTTCCGACGGTATCGCTATCGCTATGGGTACCACGCTCCTCGGCCTTCTCTCCGCTGT
The sequence above is drawn from the Fibrobacter sp. UWH4 genome and encodes:
- a CDS encoding MotA/TolQ/ExbB proton channel family protein is translated as MSKMLQSFSPESDGWQFMWIILVVFLIGLGFSIERIIYIMVKSAKGRKDFLAKFGTHISAQRYDEALSYANATKLPIARVMAAIVAARNGGRENMQAACDAVFLTEAPRLTRYISIIQVMASISTLLGLMGTIYGLIFTFDAVANKPAAERAKALSDGIAIAMGTTLLGLLSAVPLLVIVGLLNMNSERLIQEMEEKGLKIINSLA